In Mustelus asterias chromosome 30, sMusAst1.hap1.1, whole genome shotgun sequence, a genomic segment contains:
- the LOC144480758 gene encoding uncharacterized protein LOC144480758, whose amino-acid sequence MAWQCEDCGKGFKYPSQLETHRRRHTGERPFTCSRCGRGFIQSSSLRIHQRIHTKERPFSCCVCGKGFNQSFNLALHKRVHTGERPFTCSQCGKRFSQSANLAKHRRIHTEARPFTCSVCGKKFKESSNLAKHQRVHTGERPFVCSQCGKGFTHSANLLRHQRIHTGEKPFICCVCGKGFSQSSTLLTHQRIHK is encoded by the coding sequence ATGGCATggcaatgtgaggactgtgggaagggattcaaatacCCATcgcagctggaaactcatcgacgccgtcacactggggagaggccattcacctgctcccgatGCGGgaggggattcattcagtcatccagctTGCGTATACACCAAAGGATTCACActaaggagagaccattcagctgctgtgtgtgcgggaagggattcaatcagtcattcaacctagcattacacaagcgagttcacactggggagaggccgttcacttgctcccagtgtgggaagagattcagtcagtCAGCCAACCTAGCAAAACAccggcgaattcacactgaggccagaccattcacctgctctgtgtgtgggaagaaattcaaggagtcatccaacctagcaaaacaccagcgagttcacactggggagaggccattcgtctgttcccagtgtgggaagggatttactcactcagccaatctgctgagacaccaacgaattcacactggagagaagccattcatctgctgtgtgtgtgggaagggattcagtcagtcgtccactctgctgacacaccagcgaattcataaGTAA